One segment of Anatilimnocola aggregata DNA contains the following:
- a CDS encoding DUF58 domain-containing protein, whose translation MTAPQLPKFLDPKTLDRIKRLDVRARLVVEGFISGQHRSPYHGYAVEFATHREYAPGDDIRHIDWKVWSKTDRHYIKEYEEETNMRCTILLDCSKSMRYTVPWSKFDYAATAAASLAYLLQQQQDAVGLVAFNTKVQKHIPSSSHPNHLKLLMHELENLQPDDQTDVSRVFPELAQQIRRRGLVVLFSDLFTDIPTLSEALRQFRLRKHEVIVFQVMHNDELTFPFEDNTLFRGLEMDVQLHTEPRALRQSYLENVEKFLEQVRKTCASAGIDYVLMNTNEPLDAVLGTYLTFRQKVRRSALRH comes from the coding sequence ATGACCGCGCCGCAACTCCCCAAGTTTCTCGATCCCAAGACTTTGGATCGTATCAAGCGGCTCGACGTGCGGGCTCGGCTGGTGGTCGAGGGATTCATCTCTGGTCAGCACCGCAGCCCGTATCACGGCTATGCGGTCGAATTCGCCACGCACCGCGAATATGCTCCGGGCGACGACATTCGCCACATCGACTGGAAGGTGTGGTCGAAGACCGATCGGCACTACATTAAGGAGTACGAAGAAGAAACCAACATGCGCTGCACGATCTTGCTCGATTGCAGCAAGAGCATGCGCTATACCGTCCCGTGGTCGAAGTTCGACTATGCCGCAACTGCCGCGGCCAGCCTCGCTTATCTCTTGCAGCAGCAGCAAGATGCCGTCGGCCTGGTGGCGTTCAACACGAAAGTGCAAAAGCACATTCCGTCGAGCTCGCACCCGAATCATCTCAAACTGTTGATGCACGAACTGGAGAACTTGCAGCCCGACGATCAGACCGACGTCTCGCGCGTGTTTCCCGAATTGGCTCAGCAGATTCGTCGCCGCGGCCTCGTGGTGCTCTTCTCCGACTTGTTCACCGATATCCCCACGCTCTCGGAAGCGCTGCGTCAGTTCCGGCTGCGCAAGCATGAAGTCATTGTGTTTCAGGTGATGCACAACGACGAACTCACCTTTCCGTTCGAAGACAACACGCTCTTCCGCGGGCTGGAAATGGATGTGCAGTTGCACACCGAGCCGCGGGCCCTGCGACAAAGTTACCTGGAGAATGTCGAGAAGTTTCTCGAGCAAGTCCGCAAGACCTGCGCTTCCGCAGGCATCGACTACGTCTTGATGAACACCAACGAACCGCTCGATGCGGTGCTGGGCACCTACCTCACCTTTCGCCAAAAGGTTCGCCGTTCGGCGCTACGCCACTGA
- a CDS encoding AAA family ATPase translates to MGNPAAADAASPDDLKALENLKTAYDAVRTELAKVIVGQEEVVEQILIAIFAQGHCLLEGVPGLAKTLMVSTLARSLHLLFNRIQFTPDLMPSDITGTEVIQENKSTGERGFRFLSGPIFSNIILADEINRTPPKTQAALLEAMQERQVTIGGQRHTLPSPFFVLATQNPIEQEGTYPLPEAQQDRFMFKVFVRYPGYDEEYRIAETTTATLTAQVKEVLSGEEIIRLQQLVRRVPAAPHVIHYALRLVRATRVHEGEAPAFIKDWVSWGAGPRGMQYLLLGGKARAMLQGRFFVNTDDIKAVAHPVLRHRVITNFNAESAGISPDKVIDKLLEEVPARRQGDDVAPELKRAFS, encoded by the coding sequence ATGGGTAATCCAGCGGCAGCCGACGCGGCCAGCCCCGACGATCTGAAAGCGCTCGAGAATCTGAAGACCGCCTACGACGCGGTTCGGACCGAGCTGGCGAAAGTGATTGTCGGTCAGGAAGAAGTGGTCGAGCAAATTCTGATCGCCATTTTTGCCCAGGGGCACTGTCTGCTCGAAGGTGTGCCCGGTCTGGCCAAAACCTTGATGGTAAGTACCCTCGCCCGCTCGCTGCACCTGCTCTTTAACCGGATTCAGTTCACTCCCGACTTGATGCCGTCGGACATTACCGGCACGGAAGTGATTCAAGAGAACAAGTCGACCGGCGAGCGCGGCTTCCGCTTCCTCAGCGGGCCGATCTTCTCGAACATCATTCTCGCGGACGAAATCAACCGTACGCCCCCCAAGACCCAGGCGGCCTTGCTCGAAGCGATGCAAGAACGCCAGGTAACGATCGGCGGTCAGCGTCACACTCTCCCTTCACCGTTCTTTGTGCTCGCCACTCAGAACCCGATCGAACAGGAAGGTACCTATCCGCTGCCCGAAGCGCAGCAGGACCGCTTCATGTTCAAGGTCTTCGTCCGCTATCCCGGTTATGACGAAGAGTATCGAATTGCCGAAACCACGACCGCCACTCTGACCGCGCAAGTCAAGGAAGTCCTCTCGGGCGAAGAAATCATCCGCCTGCAGCAGTTGGTTCGGCGTGTCCCCGCCGCACCGCACGTGATCCACTACGCTCTGCGACTGGTGCGGGCGACCCGCGTGCACGAAGGGGAAGCTCCTGCGTTCATCAAGGATTGGGTCAGCTGGGGTGCTGGTCCGCGCGGGATGCAATATCTGCTGCTCGGCGGCAAAGCCCGGGCGATGCTCCAAGGCCGGTTCTTTGTGAACACCGACGACATCAAGGCGGTGGCTCACCCCGTGCTGCGGCACCGGGTAATTACCAACTTCAATGCAGAGTCGGCTGGCATCTCGCCCGACAAGGTCATCGACAAGTTGCTGGAAGAAGTGCCTGCCCGTCGTCAGGGAGACGATGTGGCCCCTGAACTCAAGCGTGCGTTCTCTTAA
- a CDS encoding chromosomal replication initiator protein DnaA encodes MTKDDMEIVSAVQSALLGKVGENRFRMWATEGVTWRANGPQLSLLAHNTFRLERLRRLRADVLAAAQQVLGAQATVDMKVCEANVATADSTAVSRSTQPMNVSPTMPAATLSSPLLSAAATSSAGLSQPGPQVAPVLAPQANESANPLPVIFRLPSVAPSGNNGSSSNPAAAPSDPPPANRMTRRTFAALDSFVVGEGNRLAHAAINNLLSQLGRYSPLFISGPPGCGKTHLLEGAWRAARQTAPNRRTIYLSAEQFTTQFVEALRGSGLPSFRRKYRDVELLLIDDLQFFMGKQSTLVELQHTVDTLLRSGRQIVFAADRTLGELKNLGSELVHRISGGLVCAIDAADMQTRLGVLEQMASRHSTPTPRTVLEWLSTQLDGDARQLAGALNRLHATSEALHCRIDLPFAQRALADLVRVNRRAVRLTDITSTICDMFGIDEQSLQSESKSPAVSHPRMLAMWLARKYTRAALSEIGKHFNRKSHTTVISAEDKVSQWLISGKSLLLPEGDCRLEDVVKRVENQLRLA; translated from the coding sequence GTGACCAAGGACGATATGGAGATCGTGTCGGCTGTGCAATCTGCACTGCTTGGCAAGGTCGGTGAAAATCGATTTCGAATGTGGGCGACCGAAGGCGTCACCTGGCGGGCGAACGGCCCCCAGTTGTCGTTACTGGCTCACAATACTTTCCGCCTGGAACGGCTACGCCGATTGCGCGCGGACGTTTTGGCCGCTGCTCAGCAAGTGCTGGGTGCGCAAGCCACCGTTGATATGAAGGTCTGTGAAGCGAATGTAGCGACGGCGGATTCGACCGCAGTTTCTCGGTCCACGCAGCCGATGAATGTTTCGCCCACTATGCCAGCCGCCACTCTCTCATCTCCGCTCTTATCTGCCGCTGCAACTTCCAGCGCAGGGCTGTCTCAACCGGGACCGCAGGTCGCGCCGGTTCTTGCGCCACAGGCCAATGAGTCGGCCAATCCACTGCCGGTCATATTCCGTTTGCCGAGTGTGGCCCCCTCAGGTAACAATGGTTCTTCGTCGAACCCCGCCGCCGCTCCCTCTGATCCGCCCCCTGCCAATCGAATGACCCGTCGAACCTTTGCTGCCCTGGATTCGTTTGTTGTGGGAGAGGGGAATCGCCTCGCGCATGCGGCAATCAACAACCTGCTCTCGCAGCTGGGCCGCTATTCGCCGCTGTTCATTTCCGGTCCGCCCGGGTGCGGCAAGACGCACCTGCTCGAAGGTGCCTGGCGAGCCGCACGGCAAACCGCCCCCAACCGCCGGACGATTTATCTGTCGGCCGAACAATTCACGACACAATTCGTCGAAGCGCTCCGCGGCTCCGGTCTCCCCAGCTTTCGCCGCAAGTATCGAGACGTCGAACTCCTCCTGATCGACGATCTGCAGTTCTTCATGGGCAAGCAGTCGACCCTGGTCGAACTCCAGCACACGGTCGATACACTCCTCCGTTCCGGTCGGCAGATTGTGTTTGCCGCTGACCGCACTCTGGGTGAACTAAAGAATCTGGGGAGTGAACTCGTCCATCGCATTTCGGGCGGTCTGGTGTGCGCCATCGATGCCGCCGATATGCAGACTCGCTTGGGCGTGCTCGAACAAATGGCTTCCAGGCACTCGACCCCGACGCCGCGCACCGTGCTCGAATGGCTTTCGACTCAGCTCGATGGCGATGCCCGCCAATTGGCCGGCGCGCTTAACCGCCTGCATGCCACGAGCGAAGCGCTGCACTGCCGCATCGACTTGCCCTTTGCTCAGCGGGCGCTGGCCGACCTGGTTCGCGTTAATCGCCGTGCCGTTCGCCTGACCGATATCACCAGCACCATTTGCGATATGTTCGGCATCGACGAGCAGTCGTTGCAGTCCGAAAGCAAGTCGCCCGCTGTCAGCCATCCCCGCATGCTCGCGATGTGGCTGGCCCGCAAATACACCCGCGCTGCTCTGTCCGAAATCGGCAAGCACTTCAACCGCAAGAGTCACACCACGGTGATCTCGGCCGAAGACAAAGTCAGCCAATGGCTCATCAGCGGCAAGAGTCTCCTCCTTCCCGAAGGAGACTGCCGCCTGGAAGATGTCGTCAAGCGCGTCGAAAACCAACTGCGCTTGGCTTAG
- the cimA gene encoding citramalate synthase, translating to MRTIQIYDTTLRDGTQGEGVSLSLEDKLLITRRLDEFGIDFIEGGYPLSNPKDAEYFHRVRDLKLNHAKVCAFGMTRRKGIAAKDDPGMQALVNSQAPVCTVVGKTSDFHVTEILRVSLQENLDMIRDSLSFLKSQGREVFYDAEHFFDGFAANPQYALSTIRTAAEAGASVIILCDTNGGTMPDAIAERARQALEVLAPLGAKVGIHCHNDCELAVANSLAAVDAGASQVQGTMNGFGERCGNADLITVIANLCLKKKYAALRQDSLEHLTELSRFVYEVANQHHRNNQPFVGQSAFAHKGGMHVHAIARATSSYEHIDPALVGNERRILVSELSGRSNIAALTAKHKLDDNRGLMDAILQRVCDLEAVGYQFEAAEASFDLLVRKVAGTFQPHFERLKYHVAVSAEGMSGEPVTEATVKVRVGETNLHEVAEGDGPVNALDAALRKALNGTFAGLQEMRLIDYKVRVVNGEAGTAAKIRVIIESTDGHDVWGTIGVSENIIEASWLALVDAIEYKLFKDEM from the coding sequence ATGCGAACCATCCAGATCTACGATACGACCTTGCGCGACGGCACGCAGGGAGAAGGGGTTAGCCTGTCTCTGGAGGACAAGCTGCTGATTACTCGCCGGCTGGATGAATTCGGCATCGACTTCATCGAAGGGGGCTACCCCCTGTCGAACCCGAAGGACGCAGAGTACTTTCACCGCGTCCGCGACTTGAAGCTTAACCATGCCAAGGTCTGTGCCTTCGGCATGACGCGGCGCAAGGGCATTGCCGCGAAAGACGATCCCGGCATGCAGGCGCTTGTGAATTCGCAGGCGCCGGTTTGTACCGTCGTCGGCAAGACCTCCGATTTTCACGTGACCGAGATCTTGCGAGTCAGCTTGCAAGAAAATCTCGACATGATTCGCGATTCGCTGTCGTTTCTGAAGTCGCAGGGTCGCGAAGTTTTTTATGACGCCGAACACTTCTTCGACGGCTTCGCCGCGAATCCGCAATATGCCCTCTCGACCATTCGCACCGCCGCCGAAGCTGGCGCGAGTGTGATCATCCTCTGCGATACCAACGGCGGCACCATGCCGGACGCGATTGCCGAGCGCGCGCGCCAGGCACTCGAAGTGCTGGCACCGCTGGGCGCAAAAGTGGGCATCCACTGCCACAACGATTGCGAACTAGCTGTGGCTAACTCGCTGGCAGCCGTCGATGCGGGCGCTTCGCAAGTGCAAGGAACGATGAACGGCTTTGGCGAGCGCTGCGGCAACGCCGACTTAATCACGGTTATCGCCAACTTGTGCCTGAAGAAAAAGTACGCTGCCCTCCGCCAGGATTCGCTCGAACATCTGACCGAGCTCTCGCGGTTTGTCTACGAAGTGGCCAATCAGCATCATCGGAACAACCAGCCCTTCGTGGGGCAGAGCGCATTTGCCCACAAGGGTGGCATGCACGTCCACGCAATTGCCCGGGCGACGAGTTCTTACGAGCACATCGATCCAGCGCTGGTCGGCAACGAGCGACGGATTCTGGTCAGCGAACTATCGGGGCGGTCGAACATTGCCGCGCTGACGGCCAAGCATAAGCTGGACGACAACCGCGGGCTGATGGACGCGATCTTGCAGCGGGTTTGCGACTTGGAAGCGGTGGGCTACCAGTTCGAAGCGGCCGAAGCGAGCTTCGACTTGCTCGTGCGAAAAGTCGCGGGGACGTTCCAGCCGCATTTCGAACGATTGAAGTATCACGTTGCCGTCAGTGCCGAAGGAATGAGCGGCGAACCGGTGACCGAAGCCACGGTGAAAGTTCGGGTGGGTGAGACAAACCTGCACGAGGTGGCCGAAGGTGACGGTCCGGTCAATGCGCTCGATGCGGCGCTCCGTAAGGCGCTCAATGGTACTTTCGCGGGGCTGCAAGAAATGCGGCTCATCGACTACAAGGTGCGCGTGGTCAATGGTGAAGCGGGTACCGCTGCCAAGATTCGCGTCATCATCGAGTCGACCGATGGCCACGACGTGTGGGGAACCATCGGTGTGAGCGAGAACATCATCGAGGCCAGTTGGCTCGCGCTTGTCGACGCGATCGAGTACAAGCTGTTCAAGGACGAGATGTAG
- a CDS encoding SOS response-associated peptidase: protein MCGRINQKTNLRLEVPDFLQGLEFPAEYVPRYNLAPSQPLLALRGTDQRELVLLRWGLIPAWAKDEKIAYSTINARADTVATKPAFRAAYKSRRCLVVADGYYEWLRQGKSKLPYLYNVDDRPFCLAGLWERWHELETCTVITTEANDLAAAVHDRMPVIVDPADYSAWLAGEPIPLVPFPSDRMKVRPVSLVVNNARNEGPQCEAPPATTLFE from the coding sequence ATGTGCGGACGAATCAACCAAAAAACGAACCTGCGCTTGGAAGTGCCCGACTTCCTGCAAGGCTTGGAATTCCCTGCTGAATATGTTCCGCGCTATAACCTGGCACCTAGCCAACCGCTGCTGGCGCTGCGCGGCACCGACCAGCGAGAACTAGTCCTGTTGCGCTGGGGGCTGATTCCCGCCTGGGCCAAGGACGAGAAGATTGCGTATAGCACGATCAACGCGCGGGCCGATACGGTCGCCACGAAGCCCGCGTTTCGCGCGGCGTATAAGAGTCGCCGCTGTTTGGTCGTCGCCGATGGCTACTACGAATGGTTGCGGCAAGGGAAGTCGAAGCTGCCGTACCTTTACAATGTCGATGATCGGCCCTTTTGTCTGGCCGGCCTGTGGGAACGTTGGCACGAGCTCGAAACATGTACCGTGATTACGACCGAAGCGAACGACCTGGCTGCTGCCGTACACGACCGGATGCCGGTGATTGTCGATCCGGCGGATTACTCCGCCTGGCTAGCCGGCGAGCCGATTCCGCTCGTACCTTTTCCTTCCGATCGCATGAAAGTCCGCCCGGTGAGCCTGGTGGTCAATAATGCCCGGAACGAAGGCCCTCAGTGCGAAGCACCACCCGCCACAACTTTATTTGAATAG
- a CDS encoding aldehyde dehydrogenase family protein, whose protein sequence is MKMYLAGEWVDREQKIEVRHPFDGLLVDTVPQATRDDVERALAAAVEGARVMAKVTAYDRFLMLRRAADVVLSQKSELGRLISLEEGKTLAEGEFEVTRAATTLEVSAEEAKRLTGEMLPLDAAPGAAGKMGFTLRVPCGVVVAIAPFNFPLNLVCHKVGPALAAGNAVVLKPASNTPLSALKLIEILLAAGVPPLAVQCLTGAGGEIGTALCQDERVRKITFTGSVEVGKKICAVAGLKRVTMELGSNSPLIVLDDADLNKATDSILASGFGNAGQVCISAQRIIALPKVYDELLDRLQPKVEGLTAGDPMHASTRMGPMIRESDAVRVEQWVHEAVAQGARLLTGGSRRGTLHEPTLLADVQPNMRISRDELFGPAVGVTRAASVDDAIRLANDSRYGLSAGLFTQDLDAAMKFARHVECGNVHVNWGPAWRADLMPYGGLKESGLGKEGPKYAIQEMTETKTVVLHLPPD, encoded by the coding sequence ATGAAAATGTATCTTGCCGGTGAATGGGTCGATCGCGAGCAGAAGATCGAAGTGAGGCATCCGTTCGACGGTCTGCTGGTCGACACGGTACCGCAAGCGACGCGCGACGATGTCGAGCGAGCCCTAGCTGCCGCTGTGGAAGGCGCGCGGGTGATGGCCAAGGTCACCGCCTACGACCGCTTTCTCATGCTCCGCCGCGCTGCCGATGTAGTGCTTTCGCAGAAGAGCGAACTGGGCCGGCTGATTAGCTTGGAAGAAGGGAAGACGCTGGCAGAGGGAGAGTTTGAAGTCACGCGCGCGGCGACGACGTTGGAAGTATCGGCCGAAGAGGCCAAGCGACTGACGGGCGAGATGCTCCCCCTCGATGCCGCGCCGGGTGCTGCGGGCAAGATGGGTTTCACATTGCGAGTTCCCTGTGGCGTGGTCGTGGCGATTGCCCCGTTCAACTTTCCGCTCAATCTGGTCTGCCACAAAGTGGGCCCGGCGCTGGCCGCTGGCAATGCGGTCGTACTGAAGCCGGCGAGCAATACGCCACTCTCCGCACTTAAACTGATTGAGATTCTGCTGGCGGCTGGTGTTCCTCCGTTGGCCGTGCAATGCCTCACCGGTGCCGGGGGCGAGATAGGCACGGCGCTCTGCCAAGACGAGCGCGTGCGAAAGATCACCTTTACCGGCAGCGTGGAAGTGGGAAAGAAGATCTGTGCGGTCGCTGGTCTCAAGCGGGTGACCATGGAACTAGGCAGCAACAGCCCGCTGATTGTGCTCGACGATGCCGATCTCAACAAAGCCACCGATTCCATTCTGGCCAGCGGTTTTGGCAATGCTGGCCAGGTTTGCATTTCGGCCCAGCGCATCATCGCGCTGCCGAAGGTTTACGACGAACTTCTCGACCGCTTGCAGCCCAAGGTCGAAGGGCTGACGGCCGGTGACCCCATGCACGCCTCCACGCGCATGGGGCCAATGATTCGCGAAAGCGATGCGGTGCGAGTCGAACAATGGGTGCACGAAGCAGTTGCCCAAGGCGCTCGACTGCTGACGGGCGGCTCGCGGCGGGGCACATTGCACGAGCCGACCTTGCTGGCCGATGTGCAGCCAAATATGCGCATCAGCCGCGATGAACTGTTCGGTCCCGCGGTGGGTGTGACGCGGGCCGCCAGTGTCGACGACGCGATTCGCCTGGCGAACGACAGTCGGTATGGACTAAGTGCCGGGTTGTTTACGCAAGACCTCGATGCGGCGATGAAGTTTGCTCGCCATGTCGAGTGCGGCAATGTGCACGTGAATTGGGGCCCTGCCTGGCGGGCCGACTTGATGCCCTATGGTGGCCTGAAAGAGAGCGGGCTGGGCAAAGAGGGACCGAAGTACGCCATTCAAGAAATGACCGAGACGAAGACGGTCGTCCTCCATTTGCCCCCGGATTAA